Genomic segment of Pochonia chlamydosporia 170 chromosome 1, whole genome shotgun sequence:
AGTCAACGGCAAAGGCGCAATAGGTCCGTTAAGGGTAGCTGTCTGGGAAGATGAGGAcggggaggacgaggaggacgaggaggacgaggagggcGACACAGATGGGCTAGAGCTTGGTTTCTGTACAGTGACGGGCGGTGCGGCCTGAGGGTTACTGCTGAAAGTTGTGGTTGGAAGTGCAGACTTGTCAATGGGGATAGTTGACACGCCAACGCCATTTCCATTGGCATTAGTCGTGGGATTTGGCTGTTGAGAATTGTTCTGCTACCCGGCATTAGTTTCGCCATGTATCATATCGACAAGAGCAGGTTTCCCATGATGGGCATTTTCACTGTGGAAGACGAGATCAACTTACGTTGCAAGAAGCAGTGACTGTACGCGTAACCGTATTGGCTGGCTGCCCCGTTGCCTGGACAGTTACCGTGACCAAAGAGAGTCGGAATCTGCCAAATGATGTTAGTGTTTTTGGTCAAACGACTACATGCATGGCAGGCACTCTGGAAAACCAACCCTTCGGGCCTGGGAGTTGTTGCTGTGGCCCGTCCTGGCTGCTGGCTATATTGGCCCTTTTGgcccttcttcccattccGGTTGTGATGACCATTTTGACCTTTCTTTCCTTTGGTTTTCTGACCATTTTGATGCTTCCCTCCGCCTTTTCCCTTCTGATTACTCTGAGCACGTTGACCACCTCGACTGTTTTGTTGCCCAGTTGTGCCAGTACCGGCCTGTTGGACCCTGCCTGTCGGTACATCAATAGACAGGAGCTGGGCATTTGCGGTGTTCACAgcaccatcttctccaacaatAGTGTAGAAGTCCCGAGGCGTGTTTTTGATTTCATTAGTAGCGTCTTGGCCATCGCTCGCACCAGAGTTGAGTCTTAACAAGGATCCTAGGCCGTTGTCGAGGCCAGATCTCCTTACTACTGGCCGCCCTGACCCATCGTGACCAACTGGTCCAGCCTTTCTTGAAGTCAGTTACGTTTAACCCTAACATGATCTATGTTAGACGAGTGGGGGAAAGAATCTTTAACCTACCTGAGCGACAGTCGAGATTACAAGAAGGCACAAGGCAACGGCCTTCATTCTGAGGCAGCGGGAGAATTGAGCACCCAGAGGGACACGCACGCTGCTGCCTCGCCAGCGTGCAGTTATTAATAGTCCAAATAAGATGTACTTGGATAACAGAAGGCAGGCCGGCTGCGTAACGTGGAGGAAGAAATTGTTCAAAGAGGATGCTATACGCAAGAGTCCATAACTCAAGGGGCAGGGTCCAAAGAAGGGAAGGGGGGGGAATATCAGCCAGCTGATTTTGCAGAAAAAAGAGGCTTGGTGTCCCGCTGCCAAACAAGTTGAGGTtaaagaaaagaaacggAAGCACTTCTCGACGTGAACTAGTCACTGTGAGTCGTATTGGCTCAGTAAAAGAATGATTGAACCAAGGAGCGATCAAGAAACGCAGAAATTTGCTtccgacatggacatgtGGAAACGATAACGAATGACAAGTTCAGACAATTAATGGCCCAAGAGTGAAATCTGATACCGAATCGACAGCGACCTGAAGGAAAGACGGAGGAAAATGAAGCGGGAGGGAGAGCAAAAAAGAGGAGAAAAGAAGGCAGTGTAACTACATGAAGAAAGATGCGATGGTTTTGGTTCTTGTTTTGGTTTGTGGTGGGCCAGCCATGAAAAAATACGTGTGAAAAAGGTGAACGCGGTCATGGCAGGTCATGGTATTACCGCCGGCCACGATATAGATGAGGGTCTTGGGATCCTGGGCTCTTACGAGTGTGACGAACACGAACCCTGTCTACGATCTGTATTGTACAGTACGAGAAGCCAAGAAGTCTGGTTCTTGACAGAGAAAGTCTGATGAATTACGTGGAAGACAGAACTGTTTGCCCAATTGGATCTTGTAGCCACGACCAAGAGGAATCCCTGTTGTATTTCCGACGTCTCGGGTCTTGAATGGCTGAATCTGGTTGAGTTTGGCACCTTGGGGCCCCCATGACCATAACTCCTGGCTCATAGCTAGTAGGATAGTTGAAGGCGGTTTGTGAGGGCGGCAAGCGGGTATCGACTTGTGGTTACGGCCAAAGTGGGTTTATTATCCGGACCAtgtgtacctaggtagtgtCAATGGTGTGGCGTGTGGGTTGACGATGGCGTCGCATCTGAGACGATGGTCCAGACACCTCCTGTTTTGGGAGGAAATTCCCCCTTGGCCCCCCACGTCAGAAGATAAAATGGATCGATTGAGGCTGCGATTCATTTTTTTGCTAATGGGCAGGTGCATACCAACTTAATTTTACCCTTATTTTGTATgccctcaacatcttcagtACATGGCTTGTGAACAACTCAGGCAACATCATACGCTCTTGATATTGGACTTGATAACTTCTCAAAGTGCCAACTACGAGTCGCGATAGCTTATGCTTTAGAGAGATAAAAATACACACCAGGAGCATATCCCATTCATTGCGAATGCATAGCTAACTAGGGATGCTAGCCTTGATCAGACAACAACGTAACACACCATCGCAAATTCGCCCACCACGCCCAACCCtctgatgtggtgatgggcAGCCAAAGTCGTACCAAAAGATCAACAAACTAAATAAATATGCTACGTTCATGCATTTTATTTTATAACGACTTTTTCTTTTAATCACAGCTATTAGCAATTCAGCGTAAAGCGGACAGTTGCAAAGAAAGAGAAGGCATCATGGGTTGGTCAACGGGCTTGGCATGTGTGTGGCCTTCAAACCCGAATAGTAACATTAGTCTCTGTCACAACCTCCTCGCCGAGCAATTTCCCGCGGCGACGTAAACGTTGGTTTCATATGTCACCCCCAAGACTCCTCTACTGAACCATTACAACTGGTTGGTCACTGAGTCACGGTCTGAGTCTCACTCTACACACATTAGGTCCTATACACGAGTAATAATTCCCGTCCTACAGCCGGGCCTCAATCCCGTTATCCCGTCAGAGGGCCCTCGTGCATGTTTCAGTGACTTGCAACATGCCTTAGAGCTTCGTCGTCGGTGATACACGTTTACGCCATGTCTTCGTATATCATGCCACATTTCGTTTCTCTGATTCGCAAAACCTGTTGGTGAAAAGTCATGTATCAGCTAGGGTGCTGTGGCATTGCCGCCAGACCTCATGGCCAAGTAAACGCATGTCCCGCTTGCCAATGTTGAATGAAGCCTATGTAACATGGAAAGCCTAAAACGTTGCTCGGGGGAGGTCGCGACCAATTCGTTTCAGCACCAAAATCCCGTATACTCTCAGTTCCTGGGTACCTTATGTCTAAGTAGTTGCGGTAGGATATCCGCAAGATCGAGTCTTGAACAAGTTCACAGAATCGCCTAATAATCGTAAGCAGACATGCAGGTAGGCCATTGCTTTCATTTGAAGGTGCAGGGCAAGGCTGTGGGTGACACTGATTGATAGGAGGATCTAGAGGACAATGACTTGGTTTGACGATCGGGCTGTGCGTGTTAGTGCAAAGAAACCTGCTTGTACTTTGCCAGCTAAATGATGTGGCGGAATACTTCTCCACCCAATTGCATTCAACCACCGCACCACCATCGCCTTTGGAATCATAAAGTCAATGATGACATCCTTCATTGCTCACTCAGCTGCGCAACGGTCATAAGTGAAATAAGAGCGCAGCACATTTCCCTCAAATAAATGTTATGGCCTCTCATGTCGCGTGGCTTGTTGAACACGCCGTCTTCGAAATGGTTAAATTTCTAAATCACTAAACTATTCCTCTCCCTTCCAATCTCACCTCCGCCGTCCAACCACGATAACATCATCGCCATGACAGTCGCCCACGTCCTCGACGACTACTACCTAGGCATAACAGCCATCGTAACCGTCGCCTAccaactcttcttcttcacaatcGCATACTCCTTCAAATTTGACAAGCTGACCGGCACGTCCACAAACTCACAACATCCACAAACTCAACCAtcagccaaaccaaaccatCTAACATCCAATAGATCTCGCCGGCGGCACCAACTTTGCCATCCTAGCCATCCTCACACTCTCCCTCTCCGGACATCACCATGCGCGCCAGATCGTAGCATCACTATTCCTCATCCTCTGGGCCGTCCGCCTCTCatccttcctcttcttccgcATCCTGCGCACCGGCTCGGACGACCGATTCGATGACAAGCGCGACAAGTTCTTCCCCTTCCTCGGCTTCTGGATCTTCCAAATGATATGGGTGTGGACAGTCTCCCTCCCAGTAACCATTCTGAACTCCCCCAACGTCACGCAGTACCCTCAGCACTCTTTCGGCACAGGCAGGGACATTGCCGGCATAATACTCTTCGCGATAGGCTTCGTAATGGAGAGTGTGAGTGATGTGCAAAAGTACAACTTTCGCAAGAACCACGATGGGTACGCAGTCTGCGATGTGGGCTTCTTCAAAATATCGAGACATCCAAATTATTTTGGCGAGATCATTATTCAATTCTGTACGTCCAACGCGCAACAACTGTAGTGCCGCTTCAATTGTTGGGCCATCTCATGATATTTCTCAAAACAAGGGATACTGACAGCCTCGGTAGCGATTTTCATGATTGCCGTTTCATCGGCCGCAGACGGGTACGTCTCTGGCCAGGCCTACAAGGCTCTCTACGCGACCATCCTTGGCCCCATTCTTCTCACGGTCCTGCTCATGTTTGTGTCTGGCCTGCCACTTTCGGAGCGGCCCAAGGCGAAAGCACGCTACGAGAAGGGGAATAACTGGGAAGGGTATAAGCGGTGGCTGGATCGGACGAGCATCCTGATTCCATTTCCACCGCAAATCTATCAACGCATGCCGGTTATAGTGAAAAGAACTATTTTCTTGGAGTTTCCCATGTATGTATTTTATCCACCAAAGGCGGACCCTGGTGCTGTTGAACGAAATGAGTCATGATCTATCGGATACCGGATACTGGATACCGGATACCCTTGGGCACATCATTCTCGGCTGCAATATATTCCACGGGAAAAGGCGGATCATTCCGTTGCCCACTTGCATTAAAGAGTAGAGACATCTCAATTAATTAATATGAAAACCATGACTAACAATACTCCTGCCCATGATCTGGTATATATGGATGAAATATATCGCCCGTGTATGCATGCTCTCTCTTGTTTGCACGCCGTATGAACCCCCAAAACACCCCGAGTGTAccaaaaaacaacaacacaacactAGTCCCAGAAGCAGAGAAGTTACTCCCGTGTTGAACGATTTCCCAAATACCAACCCTACGATATCCAAAAAGTTTAAGCTACAACTACCGTGTTGCAATGTAGATTTTATATCATGCCACATTAGATGAGAAacgaaacaagacaaaaaggTACCCCCGTTTGCAccgcagaagaagattgttTTTCTTTCACAGAACACCCACCGTTTTCGTGTATAGAGTGCAAGCCGCGTCGTAAATAaaaggaaaataaaaatatCCAGACAAGGTCCACATAATCGTCTCGTGCCGTGCCGGAAGTGACAAGGATCAAGACGAAATCATGGCCATATTTAGCTGGTCAATTCGGATCCAGGTTGGTCGAGAGGCTGATCTAGAAACTCTTGAGTAGAGCCGTAATCGGTCGATGCCGAATCCTCAGAGTGAGTTTCAGAGCCTTCGGGGATAGGGACCATGGCGCTCTTGGTCCAGAGATGAATGGCCTTGCCCCAGTCTAAGCCTTCGAGGCATCCGCCCTTGACAGATACCACATTTTTTGTCTGCTTTCGTGTTGGTATTAGCTGCACGCTTAATGGGGTTGAGCAAGGCGGTTTGCTTGAGGGCCTACCGGTGTCGCGTGAAGTAATCGGGTTCCGCAACTTCGACAAAAGTAGCTATGAAATCGGTTAGACTATGATGAAGACGGCATTGAAAGATAGGCAAGCTCGAAATCAGATTATTTCATACCAGTACAATGTTTGTCCAGAGGCCGTGGGCCGACTATGTCACGCCTTGGTTAGCACATGGTGTCATGATCTATCAGTGTAACTCAGGTgtgcaagccaagctacTTGTAGACTCGGCGTGGATGGTTCAAGATTTCCAAACGGCAAAGAGAGGCAATGCGACAAAATAATGGAAGAGACTCACGCATAGCAGCTAAGTAATTCAGCCTCTGGGAGCTTGAAGCGAGGAAAGATGGCGGAAGCACCAAAGGCTGAGCTCGTCTGGCGCTTGCACTCTGCACAATGGCAGATGTACAGAGCCAGCGGCTCAGGAAGTGGCGTCTTAAAACAGACGGCTCCGCATTGGCATCGCGCGTCCATTTTGCTCAAAATTTGTTTGTAGATGGTGAGGGTTTGCTGAACGTGATTATTTGACCGGGCAGCGCAGAATAGACTGGGCAAATTCTTGTGATGTAAGTGGTGAATATCGAAGAGGGTTGTTCGTGGACCGTGAATGTAGGTGCAGGATCAATTGAAGGATGGCGGGGGACTTTGCGGAGAGCTCACAGGGCAGCACAGTGACTGGTAGCTCCTGTTTCGGATTGGGTCAAATGTCACCAGCCTGCATCGAGTCACAAGCCGGAGAAGTCTGGTACTGTCCAATTGAGCAGCAAGAATCAGTACCAACTGAACAATGAAGCAA
This window contains:
- a CDS encoding 3-oxo-5-alpha-steroid 4-dehydrogenase (similar to Metarhizium robertsii ARSEF 23 XP_007816721.1); protein product: MAGHGITAGHDIDEGLGILGSYECDEHEPCLRSVLYNLAGGTNFAILAILTLSLSGHHHARQIVASLFLILWAVRLSSFLFFRILRTGSDDRFDDKRDKFFPFLGFWIFQMIWVWTVSLPVTILNSPNVTQYPQHSFGTGRDIAGIILFAIGFVMESVSDVQKYNFRKNHDGYAVCDVGFFKISRHPNYFGEIIIQFSIFMIAVSSAADGYVSGQAYKALYATILGPILLTVLLMFVSGLPLSERPKAKARYEKGNNWEGYKRWLDRTSILIPFPPQIYQRMPVIVKRTIFLEFPMYVFYPPKADPGAVERNES
- a CDS encoding glutathione-dependent formaldehyde-activating (similar to Metarhizium acridum CQMa 102 XP_007813965.1) translates to MDARCQCGAVCFKTPLPEPLALYICHCAECKRQTSSAFGASAIFPRFKLPEAELLSCYARPTASGQTLYCYFCRSCGTRLLHATPQTKNVVSVKGGCLEGLDWGKAIHLWTKSAMVPIPEGSETHSEDSASTDYGSTQEFLDQPLDQPGSELTS